The following are encoded in a window of Streptomyces sp. Go-475 genomic DNA:
- a CDS encoding L-aspartate oxidase has translation MTTTGIRLHAPAPGWSIAADVVVVGSGVAGLTAALRCEAAGLRTVVVTKARLDDGSTRWAQGGIAAALGEGDTPEQHLDDTLVAGAGLCDEEAVRILVTEGPDAVRRLIETGAQFDESSEGGLELTREGGHHRRRIAHAGGDATGAEISRALVEAVRARGMRTIENALVLDLLTDAEGHTAGVTLHVMGEGQHDGVGAVHAPAVVLATGGMGQVFSATTNPSVSTGDGVALALRAGAEVSDLEFVQFHPTVLFLGQDAEGQQPLVSEAVRGEGAHLVDADGVRFMLGQHELAELAPRDIVAKGILRRMQEQDAEHMYLDARHFGADMWEHRFPTILAACRAHGIDPVTEPIPVAPAAHYASGGVRTDSHGRTTVPGLYACGEVACTGVHGANRLASNSLLEGLVYAERIATDIAAGGLHARVPQPLPHPETPEHPLQTPEARFTIQRIMTNGAGVLRSAESLSQAADRLQQLHTDARDALAEHGKTAEPGVDTWEATNLLCVARVLVAAALLREETRGCHWREDRPERDDTTWRRHIVVKLNPDRTLAVHTTDTTDFPSTTPPQAPQEQ, from the coding sequence GTGACCACCACAGGCATACGACTGCACGCGCCCGCCCCCGGGTGGTCCATCGCCGCGGACGTGGTCGTCGTCGGCTCCGGCGTCGCCGGCCTGACCGCGGCCCTGCGCTGCGAGGCCGCGGGCCTGCGCACCGTCGTGGTCACCAAGGCCCGCCTCGACGACGGCTCCACCCGCTGGGCCCAGGGCGGCATCGCCGCGGCCCTCGGCGAGGGCGACACCCCCGAGCAGCACCTGGACGACACGCTGGTCGCGGGCGCGGGCCTGTGCGACGAGGAAGCGGTCCGCATCCTCGTCACCGAGGGCCCCGACGCCGTCCGCCGCCTCATCGAGACCGGCGCCCAGTTCGACGAGTCCTCCGAGGGCGGCCTGGAACTCACCCGCGAGGGCGGCCACCACCGCCGCCGCATCGCCCACGCCGGCGGCGACGCCACCGGCGCCGAGATCTCCCGCGCCCTGGTCGAGGCGGTACGCGCGCGCGGGATGCGCACCATCGAGAACGCGCTCGTCCTGGACCTCCTCACGGACGCCGAGGGCCACACCGCCGGCGTCACCCTGCACGTCATGGGCGAGGGCCAGCACGACGGCGTCGGAGCGGTCCACGCCCCGGCGGTGGTCCTGGCGACCGGCGGCATGGGCCAGGTCTTCTCCGCGACCACCAACCCCTCGGTCTCGACCGGCGACGGCGTCGCCCTGGCCCTGCGCGCGGGCGCCGAGGTCAGCGACCTGGAGTTCGTCCAGTTCCACCCGACCGTCCTGTTCCTGGGCCAGGACGCCGAGGGCCAGCAGCCCCTGGTCTCCGAGGCCGTGCGCGGCGAGGGCGCCCACCTCGTGGACGCCGACGGCGTGCGCTTCATGCTCGGGCAGCACGAACTCGCCGAACTCGCGCCCCGGGACATCGTCGCCAAGGGCATCCTGCGCCGCATGCAGGAGCAGGACGCCGAGCACATGTACCTCGACGCACGGCACTTCGGCGCCGACATGTGGGAACACCGCTTCCCGACGATCCTGGCCGCCTGCCGCGCCCACGGCATCGACCCGGTCACCGAGCCCATCCCGGTCGCCCCGGCCGCCCACTACGCCTCCGGCGGCGTCCGCACCGACTCCCACGGCCGTACGACCGTGCCCGGCCTGTACGCGTGCGGCGAGGTCGCCTGCACCGGCGTGCACGGCGCCAACCGCCTGGCCTCCAACTCCCTCCTGGAGGGCCTGGTCTACGCCGAGCGCATCGCGACCGACATCGCGGCGGGCGGCCTCCACGCGCGCGTGCCGCAGCCGCTGCCCCACCCGGAGACCCCGGAGCACCCCCTGCAGACCCCGGAGGCCCGCTTCACGATCCAGCGGATCATGACGAACGGGGCCGGTGTCCTGCGCTCGGCGGAGTCCCTCAGCCAGGCCGCCGACCGGCTCCAGCAGCTCCACACCGACGCCCGCGACGCCCTCGCCGAGCACGGCAAGACCGCCGAGCCCGGGGTCGACACCTGGGAGGCCACCAACCTCCTGTGCGTGGCCCGCGTCCTCGTCGCCGCCGCCCTGCTGCGCGAGGAGACCCGGGGCTGCCACTGGCGCGAGGACCGCCCCGAGCGCGACGACACGACCTGGCGCCGCCACATCGTCGTGAAGCTGAACCCCGACCGGACGCTGGCCGTGCACACCACGGACACCACAGACTTCCCTTCGACCACCCCGCCCCAGGCCCCCCAGGAGCAGTGA
- the panC gene encoding pantoate--beta-alanine ligase, whose amino-acid sequence MTTTLLRTAGELHARARTGRRAVVMTMGALHEGHATLIRTARRLAGREGEVVVTVFVNPLQFGAGEDLDRYPRTLDADVKLAEQSGADVVFAPAVDEVYPGGEPQVRITAGPMGERLEGSSRPGHFDGMLTVVAKLLHLTRPDVALYGQKDAQQLALIRRMVRDLNFGVEIVGVPTVREEDGLALSSRNRYLSPAERRTALALSRALFAGQDRHAAQEALRARAREVPATRARAEALSAIGESRAAADAHAVATAVPGGPAAVRAAARQVLDEAARLEPPLELDYLALVDPSDFTEIGDDFTGEAVLAVAARVGTTRLIDNIPLTFGTLGAAS is encoded by the coding sequence ATGACCACCACCCTGCTGCGCACCGCCGGCGAACTGCACGCACGCGCGCGTACGGGCCGCCGCGCCGTGGTGATGACCATGGGCGCGCTGCACGAGGGCCACGCCACGCTGATCCGCACCGCGCGCCGCCTGGCCGGCCGCGAGGGCGAGGTCGTCGTCACCGTCTTCGTCAACCCGCTGCAGTTCGGCGCGGGCGAGGACCTCGACCGCTATCCGCGCACCCTGGACGCCGACGTCAAGCTCGCCGAACAGTCGGGCGCGGACGTCGTGTTCGCCCCCGCCGTCGACGAGGTCTACCCGGGCGGCGAGCCCCAGGTCCGCATCACCGCCGGCCCCATGGGCGAGCGCCTGGAGGGCTCCTCCCGCCCCGGCCACTTCGACGGCATGCTCACGGTCGTCGCCAAGCTGCTGCACCTCACCCGCCCCGACGTCGCCCTGTACGGCCAGAAGGACGCCCAGCAGCTCGCCCTGATCCGCCGCATGGTGCGGGACCTGAACTTCGGCGTGGAGATCGTCGGCGTCCCCACCGTCCGCGAGGAGGACGGCCTGGCCCTGTCCAGCCGCAACCGCTACCTCTCACCCGCCGAGCGGCGCACCGCCCTCGCGCTGTCCCGGGCCCTGTTCGCGGGCCAGGACCGGCACGCCGCGCAGGAGGCGCTGCGCGCCCGGGCCCGTGAAGTGCCCGCCACACGCGCGCGTGCCGAGGCCCTCAGCGCCATCGGCGAGTCCCGCGCGGCGGCCGACGCGCACGCCGTGGCCACGGCCGTCCCGGGCGGCCCCGCCGCCGTCCGCGCGGCCGCCCGGCAGGTCCTCGACGAGGCCGCCCGCCTCGAACCGCCGCTCGAGCTGGACTACCTCGCCCTGGTCGACCCGTCCGACTTCACCGAGATCGGCGACGACTTCACCGGCGAGGCGGTCCTGGCCGTCGCCGCCCGGGTCGGGACGACCCGGCTGATCGACAACATCCCCCTCACCTTCGGAACCCTCGGAGCCGCCTCGTGA